The Opitutus sp. ER46 genome segment CCGCGAGAACGAGAGCCATGGCAATGACGGCGGCCCAGGGAGAGCCGGCGATGGCGGCGAGTCCGAATCCCGGGATGGTCATCGCGCCCCCGATGAGGATGGCGCGCTTTCGCGCCCGGTCGACGCTCCAGCCTTGCTGGATCTTGTGCCCGGAATACCAGCCGCCACCCAGGCTGCCGGCCGCGGCCCCGAGGTACGGCACCCACGCGAACATGCCTATCTGCTTCACGTCGAAACCGAAGCGGTCCGCCAGGTAGATGGGCAGCCAGTTCACGAACAGCCACCAGATCGGATCGAGGAAGAAACGCGAAACTACGACCGCCCAGGTCTGGCGGAACGCGAGTGCTTCGCGCCAGCGCATCCCCGGCTGTCCCGCATTCGCCGCGGGCGCGGCGCCATCGAGAATATGCTCCCGCTCCCGGGCGGTGATCCACGGATGCTGCGCCGGCGTGGACCGCGCGATCCACAGCCAGGGAATCAGCCAGAGGAAGCCGAGCGCGGCGACGACGAGGAAGGTCGCCCGCCAGCCAAACCACAGGTACAGCGTCGCGATGATCGGGGCGGACACCACGGCGCCCACCGACGCGCCCGCGTTGAAGACGCCCTGCGCAAGCGCGCGTTCGTGGCGGGGAAACCATTCCGCCACCGCCTTGGTCGCACCGGGCCAGTTGCCCGCCTCACTGAAGCCGAGCAACCCGCGTACGAGCGAGAGACTCAGCACGCTGCGCGCCGCGGCATGCAGCCCGCACGCCGCCGACCACACCGTGATGGAGAGCACGAAGCCAATCCGTGTGCCGACGCGGTCGAACAGCCGGCCCGAGACCGCCTGGCCGAGCGCATAACACACCATGAAGACGGCGATGATCGACGCGTACGCGTCCTTCGACAGCCCGGTGTCCCGCGAGATCGCCGGCCACATCACCGCCAGTGAGGTGCGATCGATGTAGTTAACGATCGTCGCGAGACCGATCAGGCCGATGATGGCCCAGCGCAGGCGGTGTTGGAAAGGCATGGCGGCGTTCGGTGTTATCGTTGCGGGACGAAGTCCTCGCGCATCGGCGTGAAGAAATCGACCAGCACGGAGTCCTCCAGCGCTTCGACCCCGTGTTCGACGTCCGCCGGGATGTAGTAGAAATCGCCGCCCTTCAGCACGCGCGTCTGGTCCCCGATGTGGGTGCGGAACGAGCCGGATTGGATGTACGTGATCTGCAGGTGCGGATGGTGGTGCTTGGCGCCGATCGCGCCACGCTGGAACTCGACGTACACGGCCATGAGCTGGTCGCCATAGGCCATGACCTTGCGGCGCACTCCGCCGCCCCGGTCCTCCCAGGCGACCTGGGCGAATTCGATGAAAAGCTGCTCCTTGGATACGAACATAGCTGGATGAGTTAGCGTTTGCGGAGGGCGACGGCGCCCTCCCACGAGAAGGTTTCCCCGCCCACGGTGAGGCGGTGCGCCCCCGCGACCGTCTCCGCCGCTGCGATCAGCAGCGTCCACTCGAGCCCGCCGGGTCCGGTGATCCGCACGGCGGTGCCCTCGGCGGACGCCGCCAGTACCCGGACTTCCTGGATCGTGGGCCGGCCGCCGTAGGTGCGCTCGCGCACGCCGTCCCAGTGGCCGTGCGGCTCGAGGACGGCGGCGAACACATGGTCGCCACGACCGTCCTGCCGGAGCAGCACGGCGTTCTCATTGCGGAGGTTGAAGGAAGGATCGTTCGCGCCGACCTGGACCAGCGCCACGCGGGCCGTGGCGTCGGCCGCCATCGTCAGCGTGTAGTACCGCTGCTGATTCATCCACGTGAAGCGCACCGGCCCGGTCGCCTGGCCCTCGGCCGCGACCCAGAGGTGCTGGTAGCCGTGCTTGGCGCCGAGGACAGGTCGGCTCGTCACGTGTGGCGTGAGGGCGACGTTCGTCTCGAGGAACTGTCCCGCGTAGTAGTATGGCAGGTCATAGCGGTGCGCGGCGGAGGCACGGAGACGAAAGACGTCCACCACCACGGGCTGCGGCAGCTTCGCATCGCGGACGAGCGCGACCGTGCGGTGCATCAGCACGCCGGGATACGCGGTGCGATCGAGCGCGCTCATCACCTGAAACGCCGGATCCTGCGCCGAGAAGAAGACTCGTTCCGCATGCGCTTCCTCCGCCGTTTTGAACGAGCCGCCGTAGTTGGAGCGCTCGTCGACGGTGACGGTGTTGTGCGCGATCGTCTGCTTCGCGAAGGAATTGTTCTCCGGCAGGTAACGGCCGCCGAACTTCTGGTCGACGTTGAGAAAGCGTGCTGCGCCGTAGTCGGGAATGATCTCGCGCCCCTGGTCGTAGTACATGACCGCGAGCTTGTCGTAGTGCCCGTGCTCCATGCCGAAGGCAGAGTACTTCATCAGCACGAGCGCGGCGTCCGCCGCGGGCGTGGCGCGCAACAGCCCCACCCCACCCGCGCGACCGTCCGGGCCGTCCTTGAACTCGACGCTGGCGAACGGAAATGCCGGCGGCGTCGGATTGGCGGCGAGCGCCTGCGCAACCTCGAGCCCAGGCCCGCCGAGGAAGACACTGCCCTGCCGCTGCGCGATGGAGAGCAGGCGCGGGTCGCGGCCGTAGCGCGAATAGACCACGTCGACCGCCAGCACGACCTCGTCGGACCGGATGTCCTTGTCCTTGAGCGAATCGTTGAAGGGCAGGAACGCGCCTTGCGGGCTGGTCTGCTGCAGTGTGGCGTACACCGCCTGCCGGAGGATCTGCTGGCGGCGGGCGAACACTTGCTGGCCGGGATCGTTGTTCTCTATGACCTGGGCAAACAGGATGAAGGGCATCAGCGCGTAGCGCGCGTAGTACGGGCCCTCGCAGTAGTAGCCGTCGGGCGAGAAAAGCTCGTCCATCTGCCGGAAATACCCGGCCTGCCCGTCGCGCTTCGAACCGAGCAACGCCTTTTGCACCAGCTCTTCGTCACCGAGCGCGTAGCCGATCATGCCGACCGCCGTCGCCGCCCACGTGCCGTGGTTGTGGATCCGGTCAAACTCCTGCATGCGCTCCTCGCTCAGGAATCGCGCCATCGGCCGCAGCAGGGCGGTCTCATAGCGGGCCCGCTCGTCCGGCGACAGCGTGTCGTAGATGCAGTCGTAGGCCTGGCTCACGTGGACCAGCCACACCGCCTCGTTCAGCGTCTGCCAGAAAAGCCGGCCCGGCGCCTGTCCGCGCCCCGCCGGATGCGCGCCGAGCGTGGGATAGAGTTGCGCGTAGCGCTCGAGCAGGTCCCGGACGAAGCGCGCGTACTTGGCGTCACGCGTCACCTGATACAGCAGGCCTGCAAGCTGCATCTCGGTGTAGTTCTGCTTGTGCCGCTCATGCGTGTAGCCGGCAGCGTCGCGCGGCACCGGCACCTCGAGCGGCGCGGCGAGCGCGCGGTCAACCTGCGCCTTGGCCTCGGCAAGCGCGGCATCGAACAGCGGCGCGCGGCCGAGGTTCTGGCGCAGCGCCGTCACGCCGTCGGGCGTCAAGAGCAGGCGCGGATGGGTCGGCGCGATCGCGGCCGAGGCCCACGCGGCCGGGAGGAAAAGGAGCAGCAGGGCGAGCAGGCGCGGGTTCATCAGGCAAAGAAGATGCCGCCGTTGATCTCGATCGCCTCGCCGTTGATGAACGAGGCGCGGGAGGACGCCAGGAACGCTGTCAGGTCGGCCACCTCCGCGGCGGTGCCCTCGCGGCCGAGCGGCGTCATGGCCGCCACGCGCTGCCGCACCTCGGGCTTGGTGAAGGTGTCGTGGAATTTCGTCGCGATCATCCCGGGCGAAACGGTGTTCACCCGGATGCGCCGCGGCGCGAGTTCCTTGGCGAGCGCGCGGCTGTAGTTGAGCACCCCGGCTTTGGCCGCGGCGTACGCGCTGGCGCCGGGCCCGCCGCCGTCGCGGCCCGCCTGCGAGGAGAAGTTCACGATCGCACCCCCGTCGGGCATGTGCGGCAGCACCGCCTTCGTGACCAGGAACACGCTCTTGAGATTCAGCGCGAGCACGTGGTCCCAGAAGGCTTCGTCCATCTCGCCGATGGCCTTCCGGCCGACGAGCCCGCCGGCGATGTTGACCAGGATGTCGATCGAGCCGCCGAGCTGCGCGCGGGTGGCGGCCACCAGGCGGCCCACGTCGGCGGCGACGGTGACGTCGCCCGGCACGGCGATCGCGCGACCGCCCGCCTGCGTGATGGTGCGCACCACCTCCTCGGCGGCGGCCGCGTCGGACCGGTAATTTACGGCCACGGCGGCGCCGAGTTCGGCGAGGCGGAGCGAGACGGCGCGACCGATGTCACGCGCGCCTCCGGTGACGAGGGCAACCTTTTGGGCGAGTTCGAGCATGGCGTTGGAGAAGAGTCGGCGGGATGAACCGCGTCAGAACGTGAGGTCGTAGGTGACGGCGACGCTGAGGCGCTCGCCCTGGCCGGTGGAGCCGTAGGTGTAGCGCTTGTCGAAGACGTTGCCGACGTTGAGCTGGGCGCGGTGGGCGTGTTTGCGGGCGTCCTTCCACTTGTAGCCGATGCCGGCGTCGACGACCTCGTAGGCGTTGTTGAAGACCGTCTCGCGCCCGTCGTCCACGCGGACGCTGCCGCTGGTGATGGTGGCCCCGACGGGCTTGTCGGCGAAAGGCAGGCGTCCGTTGGGCATCGGGTTGTTGATGATCGGATTCGAGGCGGAGGCGGTGATGGACCGGCCGCTCGAGGGGTTGGCCATCGACTGGTCGTTGTACTTGAAGCTCGCCGTGAGGAACACGCCCTTGAGCGCGCCCTTCTTGAACTCGTACTTGGAGCCAATGCCGAGCGTGTTCTCGGGGGCGCGGCGGAGGGAGAGTCCCTCGAGGTGGGGCGAGTTCACATTGCTGACCGTCTCCGCCTTGGTGTGCCCGTAGCCGCCGAAGAACTGGAGCGAGGGCGTGACGACGGCGTTGAAGTCGAACTCGAGGCCGCGCGACTGCTGTTTGCCCGAGAGGACGGTGATGGGCCGGCCGGTGACGGAGTCAGTCGTGGCGGTCGCGACGTTGTCTCGGGTGATGTCGAACCAGCCGAGGGTGAAGGTGAGTTTCTCGCCGAAGAGCCCGGCCTTGAGGCCGCCCTCGATTCCCTTGCCGCGCTCGTTGGGCAGGTCGTAGGTGGAGCCGTCCGCGTTCTGGCCGAGACCGAATTGCGGGACAAAGGACGTGCTCTGATTGGCGTAGAGACTGAGCCCGGAGACGACGCGGACATTGAGGCCGATCTGGTGGGTGATCTCGCTGCTCTTCTGATCGGTGACGTTACCGCCGAGGAGGTCGCGGGAAATATTGTGCGACCAATCGTAGCGGCCGCCGAGGAGCAGGTTGGCGCGGCCATTCCAGAACGTGGCGCGTTCGCTGATGAACAGGCCGTAGATGTCGATCTCGTCGTCCTCCTTCTGGCCCGGCGTGTACAGCTCGGGAGCGTCAAGGTAGCCGGTGAAGTCGTAATTGGGTGCATCGACGCTCATGCCGGAGAGCACACCCGCGGGCATGCCGGCGGCGAAGTTGGAGAGATCGTAACGCTCGGGCTGCTGCGTCTGGCGCTGGTAGTCGACGGTGACGAGAAGCTTGTGGCTGACGCTGCCGGTGGAGAACGCGGCGAGGAGGTCGTTCTGGAGGCTGGCGCCGCCTTCGGGGAAGGGCCGATAGCGCGGCGTGCCGCGCGGAACGGTGCGGGTGACCGGGTTGAATTGGTCGCGCCCGCCGACCTCCTGACGGGTGAGCCCGCGGTCAAACCAGTTGGCGCTGGAGCGGAGGGAGAAGACCTCGCTGAACCGGTGCTCGAAGGTGGCGGTGAGGTTCTTGACGTAGCGGTTGGAGTAGTTGTGCGGCCCCTGGGTGTTGAAATCGATGATCTCGTAGGCGACGCCGACGTACCGGTTGTACGTGCGCTTCTGCGCGGGCAGCCGGTACGGGTCGGGCGTGCCCGTCTGGATGCGGAACGGGACGCCGGCGCTGGACGTGCCGCGTTCGCGCCGTTCGAGCCACTCCGCCTCCATGAGCAGGCTGGTGTCGCGGCTGGGCCGCCATTGCACCTGCGCGGCGACGGTCGCCTGGTTCATTTCCTTGTACTGCTGGTCGTACCGGCGCTGAAGCGCGGCGGTATCGAGCCGGTAGAACCACGTCTTCGAGGTGCCGAGGGGGCCGGTGCTGGAGAACTGGCCCCGCAGGAGATCGTGATCGCCGGCGGTGACCGTGAGGCGTTGCTCGGCCTTGGTCTTCGGCTTCTTGGTGACGTAGTTGATCGTGCCGCCGGGGAGAACGCTGCCGTAGATGGAGGCGGCGGGCCCCTTGATGACCTCGGCGCGCTCGATGTTCACCTTGTCGATGAGACCGATGCGGCGAAAGCCGTTGCGCAGCTGCACGTCGGCGTCGAAGCCACGCACGCTGTAGCCGGTGGAGAGCGTTTCCCACCCGACCACGTTGCTCGTGAAGGCGAACTGATCACGGAATTCGAGGGTGTTGAAGTCGTCCATGAAGTCCGCGGTGACGCTCTGCACCGAGAACGGCAGATCGAGGATCTTGCTGGCGACGCGGGTGCCGGTGGTGGATTCGGCGGCCGCGTATTCAGAGGCGGCCTTGGCGGAAACCGTGAACTCCTTGAGGGTGACGATCTCGTCGTCAGCGGCGCCGCCGTTGGTGGGCGGATTGGACGCCTGCGCGAAGGCGGCGAACGGGGCAAAAGACAGCAAAGCCAAGGCGGCGAGCTTCGGGGTGTTCATAGGGGTGGCGAACTTGGTGCATCGATTTACTATATCGATGCACTCACGCAATGAAAAACACTACGCAAAATCCTAATTTCCTGTCCATTTGTTTCTTACATCAACATGAGCGGCCACATTGACGTAGATGCAAATCCCCATCTTCGCGATATCGCTTCTGAGTACCGATGTGACGCCGTGACCGTTGCTGACCCCGTCGCGCATAGGATCCCAGAATGTGAAACGGTGACGGCCTGACCCCGTTTCCCCTGACGATGGGGTCAGGCCGTCACCGCGTCACATTTTGACCCGGGCGCCGGCGCGTCGCACCGATGGCGGCGTTAACGCGCCGGCTGCGTGGATCCGCGTGGCACCAGCATCGCCGGCAGCGTCACGTGCGTCGCCGGTCCCGTCTGCTTTCCTTCCAGGCGCGCGAGCAACAGCTCGACGGCCGAACGCATCAGATCCTCCAAAGGCTGGCGCACCGTCGTCAGCGGCGGCGTCACGACCTCACACAGCCGCAAATCGTCGAAGCCCACCACCGACACGTCGCGCGGGATCTCACGTCCCGCTTCCCTCACGCCCGCATAGACGCCGAACGCGGTCATGTCATTGATCGCAAAAAACGCGGTCGGCGGGTTCGGCTGCTGCAGGAGCGTCCGAGCCGCTGACTTCCCCGTCTCGGTGCCCTCCTCATCCCCCGCGGCCACCGCCTCGGTCCACACAAGTTGATCGTCGACCGCCACGCCCTGCGCCGCCAGGGCCGCGCGATACGCCTCGAAACGGTCGCGCCGATTCGAGGAACGGATCGGGCCGGAAACGAAGGCGATCCGCCGATGGCCGAGCGCGAGCAGGTGCTCGATCGCGAGCCGCGTGCCGCCAGCGTTGTCCACGCGCACGCTGTCGAACTCCACCCCGTCGGCCCCCACCGGCTCGCGGTCGAAGGTCACCACGTGCAGCCCCCGCTTCACGAGACCCACCATGTGATTCAACGAGAGCGGGGCCGATCCCAGGATCAGTCCGCGAATGCCGCGCGCGAGAAGCGACTCCGCGTACTGCTGTTCCCGCGCGGGATCGCGTTCGCCATTGCACAGCAGCACCTGGCAGTTCCGCGCGAGCGCCGCGTGCTCCACGTACCGCGCGAACGCGCCCCAGAAGGGATTCGCCACCGACGGCACGATCAACCCAATCGTGGGGATGAAACCGGTCTTCAGCCCGCGGGCCACCTGGTTGGGCGCGTAGCCGAGGTCCGCCATCGCCTGCATCACGCGCTCCAGCGTCTCCGCGCGCATCCGGTCGCGCCGCCCGTTCAGGACATTCGAGACCGTGCTTGGCGACACGTTCGCCAGGCGGGCAACGTCGTGGATGGTCTGGCCTCCGGATGACATGGGACGCGCCTTCATTGCCGGATCGACCGCGCCGCGCAATTCCGAACCTCGGCGCGATCCGCAACTCCACCGCGCCCCCACCTGCTTTTCCGTCCTGCTGCGCCCTCCCCCACTCCACCGCGCGTACTGAGGAGCAGGAGGCAACGAGGGCTGCAATTATATCTCCCCCGTGACGGGGTACTTCCGGGATAATGTCCAGATACTCGCCGAATAATGTCCAGATACCGGACGCCCGCCGTCGCAGCGGCGCGCCGTCCCGAGGCGCCGTTACTTTCCGCTCCGACGCTTCGCGCTGAACGTGCCTTCGCCTTCGGCGCCCATCTTCGCCTTGCCCGACATCGCGTCGCCATCCACCACGCCGGTGTACTCAACCGGCACGCCTTCGCCGGCGCCGGTCTTGAACGTAAGTCGGATATTCTTCCCCTGCACCGTGCCGCTGATCGGCGCGTCGCCGAGCTGCCCCTGATATTTGCCGGTCACCTTCGCCCCGTCCTGCTGCAGCACGAGCACCGGAGTGCCGGAGCCTTCGCTGGTCTCCACCACCACGTCCCAGGTGCCCGACACGTCGACGGCCGTCATCGCTGCCTTCTCCGAGGGCGTCGCCGCCGTCGCAACCCCGCCTGGAACAGCGAGGAAAAACAACGCGAGGACCGGGCAGAGGCGAAGGAGCGTCTTCATGGTGCAAGGAGTGCTTGGGACGGACGAAGTCGCGGCTGGGATACCCGACCGGCCGCCGCGCGACAAGTGCCTTTCGTGCCGGCCGTCCGCCACGCTACAGCTTCAGCCCAAGCGGCAACGTGTCGCCGAGAGCGCGCGCCTCGTCTTCCGACTCGAGCGCCACGACCTCCGCCACGAGTTGCAGCCAACGTTCCGGCGCTTTCGCCGCCCGCAGTCCCTCGAGCGTGCGTTCCCGCAACGTGTCGTCCAGGTCGCGCGTCCGGTCGCCCGTCCGCCGCGCCAGTTGCACCGCCGCGAACGCCGCGCCGTCGATTTCGCGCAGCCCGCGCTCGAGCAGGAGCTCCAGCCACGCCGCGGCGGCCTCCGGCGCAATCGTCTGGTGGCTGCTGCCGAACAACGGCACGCGCGCGCCCACCCGACCGAGCGCCCACGCCCAAGGGCCCGCCGCCGATTGTCCCGGCGTGCGCAGGCGCGCGACGATCCAGTTGCCAAACACCACCTTCTGGGCGGGCTCAAGCCGTTCCAGCGCCGCGGCGGTCCGCACCATCTCGTCCAGCCCCTCCGGCTGGATGCCCTTCACCCGGCCGGCGTTCTTCGTCGCATTCGGCGGAATACGCCGCGCGAGGTGCGGCTCCAGCACGCGCCAGATGGCCTGGTGCTGCTCCGCTGTAAGGCCGCCGGCGATACGGCGCCACATCACCCAGAACTCATTCCACACCGAGACCTCCGCGTGGAAATTCACGTTCTCCGTCAGCAGCGCAAAGGTCTGCTCGCAACGCCAGTCGTCGAGCGGATACCCGAAGCCGGGGCGCAGCCCGTAGCCGACGAACCGGTAAAACAGACGCTCGTGCACCGCGGACCGCCGGCGGCGTTTCGCTCCGGCGAATAGCGTGCTCCACAGTTCCCGCAGCAGCGGCGCGCTCCACGCCTCACGCGGCCCCAGCGCCGCCTCGAGGGTCTCGGCAAACCGTTTTACCTCCCGCGGCTCGACCACGCGCGGCGCCGGCCCGAACACGCGCTCCACGAGTTCGCGCACCTGGCCGAAACTCTCCGGCATCGACTCGGTCACGGTTGCCCCGCCGCGGCTCGCCGCCCCGCGCAGGTCAAACTCGAGGCGCCAGCGTTCGTCGGCGGCGTTCGACACGCACCACAGCTCCAGCGTGCCAAGCTCCGTCAGCGCCGAGCGCAGGTGCACCGGCACCGCGCCGCGTTTCGCCGCGGTCGCCTGTAGCAACGTGTGCAGCGGCGGCAGCGGCTTGAAGTCATCGCCCAGCGCCACCACGTCGCCCGGTTTGTCCACGCGGTCGGCCGTGGTCGCAAAGAGTGGAAACTGCACCGGCCGCCCCACCGTGAGCTGGAAGGCGCGCTCCGCCATGTCGACCGTCTGCCCTTCCTCATGCCCGCGCGGGATCACGCACACCGCCTGCGCATCGCCCCCCGCGTCCTCCGGCGTCAGCCCAATGTAC includes the following:
- a CDS encoding MFS transporter — protein: MPFQHRLRWAIIGLIGLATIVNYIDRTSLAVMWPAISRDTGLSKDAYASIIAVFMVCYALGQAVSGRLFDRVGTRIGFVLSITVWSAACGLHAAARSVLSLSLVRGLLGFSEAGNWPGATKAVAEWFPRHERALAQGVFNAGASVGAVVSAPIIATLYLWFGWRATFLVVAALGFLWLIPWLWIARSTPAQHPWITAREREHILDGAAPAANAGQPGMRWREALAFRQTWAVVVSRFFLDPIWWLFVNWLPIYLADRFGFDVKQIGMFAWVPYLGAAAGSLGGGWYSGHKIQQGWSVDRARKRAILIGGAMTIPGFGLAAIAGSPWAAVIAMALVLAGFQVMINNIQTLPSDFFAGKSVGTVAGIGGLSAVAGVLVFSTWLVPVLTRISYVPVFLLGAALVPLAIGSVYFFSGEIRRVDVAADVR
- a CDS encoding cupin domain-containing protein; this encodes MFVSKEQLFIEFAQVAWEDRGGGVRRKVMAYGDQLMAVYVEFQRGAIGAKHHHPHLQITYIQSGSFRTHIGDQTRVLKGGDFYYIPADVEHGVEALEDSVLVDFFTPMREDFVPQR
- a CDS encoding heparinase II/III family protein; its protein translation is MNPRLLALLLLFLPAAWASAAIAPTHPRLLLTPDGVTALRQNLGRAPLFDAALAEAKAQVDRALAAPLEVPVPRDAAGYTHERHKQNYTEMQLAGLLYQVTRDAKYARFVRDLLERYAQLYPTLGAHPAGRGQAPGRLFWQTLNEAVWLVHVSQAYDCIYDTLSPDERARYETALLRPMARFLSEERMQEFDRIHNHGTWAATAVGMIGYALGDEELVQKALLGSKRDGQAGYFRQMDELFSPDGYYCEGPYYARYALMPFILFAQVIENNDPGQQVFARRQQILRQAVYATLQQTSPQGAFLPFNDSLKDKDIRSDEVVLAVDVVYSRYGRDPRLLSIAQRQGSVFLGGPGLEVAQALAANPTPPAFPFASVEFKDGPDGRAGGVGLLRATPAADAALVLMKYSAFGMEHGHYDKLAVMYYDQGREIIPDYGAARFLNVDQKFGGRYLPENNSFAKQTIAHNTVTVDERSNYGGSFKTAEEAHAERVFFSAQDPAFQVMSALDRTAYPGVLMHRTVALVRDAKLPQPVVVDVFRLRASAAHRYDLPYYYAGQFLETNVALTPHVTSRPVLGAKHGYQHLWVAAEGQATGPVRFTWMNQQRYYTLTMAADATARVALVQVGANDPSFNLRNENAVLLRQDGRGDHVFAAVLEPHGHWDGVRERTYGGRPTIQEVRVLAASAEGTAVRITGPGGLEWTLLIAAAETVAGAHRLTVGGETFSWEGAVALRKR
- a CDS encoding SDR family oxidoreductase, coding for MLELAQKVALVTGGARDIGRAVSLRLAELGAAVAVNYRSDAAAAEEVVRTITQAGGRAIAVPGDVTVAADVGRLVAATRAQLGGSIDILVNIAGGLVGRKAIGEMDEAFWDHVLALNLKSVFLVTKAVLPHMPDGGAIVNFSSQAGRDGGGPGASAYAAAKAGVLNYSRALAKELAPRRIRVNTVSPGMIATKFHDTFTKPEVRQRVAAMTPLGREGTAAEVADLTAFLASSRASFINGEAIEINGGIFFA
- a CDS encoding TonB-dependent receptor, yielding MNTPKLAALALLSFAPFAAFAQASNPPTNGGAADDEIVTLKEFTVSAKAASEYAAAESTTGTRVASKILDLPFSVQSVTADFMDDFNTLEFRDQFAFTSNVVGWETLSTGYSVRGFDADVQLRNGFRRIGLIDKVNIERAEVIKGPAASIYGSVLPGGTINYVTKKPKTKAEQRLTVTAGDHDLLRGQFSSTGPLGTSKTWFYRLDTAALQRRYDQQYKEMNQATVAAQVQWRPSRDTSLLMEAEWLERRERGTSSAGVPFRIQTGTPDPYRLPAQKRTYNRYVGVAYEIIDFNTQGPHNYSNRYVKNLTATFEHRFSEVFSLRSSANWFDRGLTRQEVGGRDQFNPVTRTVPRGTPRYRPFPEGGASLQNDLLAAFSTGSVSHKLLVTVDYQRQTQQPERYDLSNFAAGMPAGVLSGMSVDAPNYDFTGYLDAPELYTPGQKEDDEIDIYGLFISERATFWNGRANLLLGGRYDWSHNISRDLLGGNVTDQKSSEITHQIGLNVRVVSGLSLYANQSTSFVPQFGLGQNADGSTYDLPNERGKGIEGGLKAGLFGEKLTFTLGWFDITRDNVATATTDSVTGRPITVLSGKQQSRGLEFDFNAVVTPSLQFFGGYGHTKAETVSNVNSPHLEGLSLRRAPENTLGIGSKYEFKKGALKGVFLTASFKYNDQSMANPSSGRSITASASNPIINNPMPNGRLPFADKPVGATITSGSVRVDDGRETVFNNAYEVVDAGIGYKWKDARKHAHRAQLNVGNVFDKRYTYGSTGQGERLSVAVTYDLTF
- a CDS encoding LacI family DNA-binding transcriptional regulator, giving the protein MSSGGQTIHDVARLANVSPSTVSNVLNGRRDRMRAETLERVMQAMADLGYAPNQVARGLKTGFIPTIGLIVPSVANPFWGAFARYVEHAALARNCQVLLCNGERDPAREQQYAESLLARGIRGLILGSAPLSLNHMVGLVKRGLHVVTFDREPVGADGVEFDSVRVDNAGGTRLAIEHLLALGHRRIAFVSGPIRSSNRRDRFEAYRAALAAQGVAVDDQLVWTEAVAAGDEEGTETGKSAARTLLQQPNPPTAFFAINDMTAFGVYAGVREAGREIPRDVSVVGFDDLRLCEVVTPPLTTVRQPLEDLMRSAVELLLARLEGKQTGPATHVTLPAMLVPRGSTQPAR